A genomic window from Papaver somniferum cultivar HN1 unplaced genomic scaffold, ASM357369v1 unplaced-scaffold_15, whole genome shotgun sequence includes:
- the LOC113335645 gene encoding F-box protein At3g07870-like: MDLSYSSSSSLSAKKKPKSDLPDDLILGEIISRLSVTDVLECKMVSKYWFSTINGKDFAEKHLFHQLLQFQHFTLEKYYPSSSTDNDEENKDSPKIGFLVGLLRTPEEEVYSMVYKELKDGVISTNRIKHYDLEMLDMLIGSCNGLICILRNVCYKEVLYVCNPVTRECVYLPENESPELTSCLVSGFGYDSTANEYKVVRIAYSKTENNEQSIGQVQVYTLGSGSGWVNKETITHALVFSQPGAFLDGALHWLDKEGVVWGFSLESEKFHMVTKSDYIADGETYESRQELVVLGGWLCVLKFYLDSVELWSFKKTEEKQVLRSWIEEFCIEKENVFFTSFALTDVGQFLCLWSREVICLFDEDAEHMDVLEDTPPMYYPILHVNSFISLKGTRENVIQMIEFA; encoded by the coding sequence ATGGATCtgtcatattcatcttcttcttctttatctgctaagaaaaaacctaaatctGATTTACCCGACGATTTGATTTTAGGAGAAATCATTTCTAGGTTATCAGTAACAGATGTGTTAGAATGTAAAATGGTTTCGAAGTATTGGTTTTCTACTATTAATGGTAAGGATTTTGCAGAGAaacatctatttcatcaattatTACAATTTCAACATTTTACTCTGGAAAAATATTACCCTTCTTCTTCTACTGATAATGATGAAGAGAATAAGGATAGTCCTAAGATTGGGTTCCTAGTAGGTCTTCTAAGAACACCAGAAGAAGAAGTATATTCAATGGTATATAAAGAGTTAAAAGATGGAGTGATTTCTACTAATAGAATTAAACATTATGATTTAGAAATGCTTGATATGTTAATTGGTAGTTGCAATGGCTTAATATGCATACTTAGAAACGTTTGTTACAAGGAAGTATTGTATGTATGCAATCCTGTTACTAGAGAGTGTGTTTATCTTCCGGAAAATGAATCACCCGAGTTGACAAGCTGTTTGGTGTCTGGATTTGGTTATGATTCGACTGCTAATGAGTATAAGGTTGTTCGGATTGCTTATTCTAAAACGGAAAACAATGAACAATCTATTGGGCAAGTTCAGGTCTACACTCTTGGTAGTGGTAGTGGTTGGGTAAACAAGGAGACTATTACTCATGCACTTGTATTTTCACAACCTGGTGCATTTTTAGACGGAGCCCTTCATTGGCTGGATAAGGAAGGAGTAGTATGGGGTTTCAGTTTGGAAAGTGAAAAGTTTCATATGGTTACAAAATCAGATTACATTGCAGATGGAGAGACTTATGAAAGCCGCCAGGAGTTGGTAGTATTGGGAGGCTGGTTATGTGTTCTTAAATTTTATCTTGATAGTGTGGAGCTATGGTCATTTAAGAAAACCGAAGAAAAACAGGTTCTAAGGAGTTGGATTGAAGAGTTCTGTATTGAAAAAGAGAATGTTTTTTTCACATCTTTTGCTCTTACAGATGTTGGCCAATTTCTTTGTTTGTGGAGTCGTGAAGTTATTTGTCTCTTTGATGAAGATGCAGAACATATGGATGTGCTGGAAGATACTCCTCCAATGTACTATCCAATCTTACACGTGAATAGCTTCATCTCATTGAAGGGTACGAGGGAAAATGTCATACAGATGATTGAATTTGCTTAA